A single Myxocyprinus asiaticus isolate MX2 ecotype Aquarium Trade chromosome 50, UBuf_Myxa_2, whole genome shotgun sequence DNA region contains:
- the LOC127438798 gene encoding ras-related protein M-Ras-like, translated as MATSVVPGDNLPTYKLVVVGDGGVGKSALTIQFFQKIFVPDYDPTIEDSYLKHTEIDGQWAILDVLDTAGQEEFSAMREQYMRTGDGFLIVFSVTDKASFEHVDRFHQLILRVKDRECFPMVLVANKVDLVHLRKITSEQGHEMASKHNITYIETSAKDPPMNVDKTFHELVRVIRQQIPERGLKKKRKTKWRADRPSGSQRLHCVLL; from the exons ATGGCGACCAGCGTGGTTCCCGGGGACAACTTACCCACGTAtaaactggtggtggtgggagaCGGAGGGGTGGGGAAGAGCGCGCTCACCATCCAGTTCTTTCAGAAGATCTTCGTCCCTGATTACGACCCCACCATTGAGGACTCGTACCTCAAACACACAGAGATTGACGGACAATGGGCCATTCTGGACG TTCTGGACACTGCTGGGCAGGAGGAGTTCAGTGCGATGAGAGAGCAGTACATGAGGACAGGAGACGGGTTTCTCATTGTCTTCTCAGTGACCGATAAAGCCAGTTTTGAACATGTAGACCGTTTCCACCAACTTATACTGAGAGTGAAAGACAG GGAGTGTTTTCCTATGGTTCTAGTGGCAAATAAAGTCGACCTGGTGCATTTACGTAAAATCACCAGTGAGCAGGGACACGAAATGGCCTCCAAACACAAT ATTACGTATATTGAGACGAGTGCAAAAGATCCGCCCATGAATGTAGACAAAACATTTCACGAGCTCGTCAGAGTGATACG TCAGCAGATCCCAGAACGGGGTCTAAAGAAGAAGAGAAAGACCAAATGGCGGGCGGACAGACCTTCGGGGTCCCAGAGACTGCACTGCGTTTTACTGTGA